A DNA window from Carassius auratus strain Wakin linkage group LG48F, ASM336829v1, whole genome shotgun sequence contains the following coding sequences:
- the LOC113068642 gene encoding cellular nucleic acid-binding protein, which produces MDMSTSECFGCGRSGHWIKNCPNAGRGRGRGRGRGKDLFCYRCGEQGHIARDCEQTEDACYNCHRSGHISRDCKEPKKEREQCCYNCGKAGHVARDCDHANEQKCYSCGGFGHIQKLCDKVKCYRCGEIGHVAVQCSKATEVNCYNCGKTGHLARECTIEASA; this is translated from the exons ATGGACATGAGTACCAGCGAGTGCTTTGGATGTGGCCGCTCTGGACACTGGATCAAGAACTGTCCTAATGCTGGTCGAGGTCGTGGCCGGGGCCGGGGACGAGGAAAGG ATCTGTTCTGTTACAGGTGTGGAGAGCAGGGCCACATTGCGAGAGATTGTGAACAGACTGAGGATG CATGCTACAATTGCCACAGGAGTGGCCATATTTCCAGAGACTGCAAAGAACCCAAAAAGGAAAGAGAGCAGTGTTGCTACAACTGTGGCAAAGCCGGTCATGTGGCACGCGACTGTGACCACGCCAACGAGCAGAAGTGCTACTCCTGCGGGGGGTTTGGACACATCCAGAAGCTGTGTGACAAGGTGAAATGTTACCG GTGTGGTGAGATTGGTCACGTGGCAGTGCAGTGCAGCAAGGCGACTGAGGTGAACTGCTACAACTGCGGCAAGACCGGTCACCTGGCGAGAGAATGCACCATTGAAGCTTCTGCGTAA